One part of the Zymomonas mobilis subsp. pomaceae ATCC 29192 genome encodes these proteins:
- a CDS encoding globin-coupled sensor protein, giving the protein MSEDFKERLQLFNITAEDYKNLPALKAIIERYGSKALDYLYNHLTHTSARRFFKSKEVIETAKKKQLAHWLTWFSKPFDKKSEEKSKKIGAIHAQIGITPTYYISAYAVNLDQMIQRAINAAPGGALLHRKLAKKIGAFVKLTLLDIEIVISNYVDYERQERNLILQSLSKALHQIAEQNFDVVLEHIPKNYAAIANDFAVMRSSLATTMAKVISIANNARLEAHTIGQSSHALQDSSDQQIRALAETTDTMNKIAMAAEKTATQARDASTSIDQTREKASDGGKIASEAINSMEALSASSKKISNIVTLIDDIAFQTNLLALNAGIEAAKANEAGRGFTVVANEVRALAQRSAEAAAGVKSLIEDSLKQLSIATNQVQKTGKTFEDIISNIELVNSQARDISISAATQSRELQDAATIVENTEQVTRQGGMIVKQSTQASQNIVKAVDWLGTELERFHLSKNETGH; this is encoded by the coding sequence GTGTCTGAAGATTTCAAGGAACGGTTGCAATTATTTAATATAACCGCAGAGGATTATAAGAATCTTCCAGCGCTTAAAGCTATTATCGAGCGTTATGGCAGTAAAGCCCTTGACTATCTTTACAACCATCTTACGCATACCTCTGCCCGTCGCTTCTTCAAAAGCAAAGAGGTTATAGAGACAGCCAAAAAGAAACAGCTGGCCCACTGGCTAACTTGGTTCAGCAAGCCTTTTGATAAAAAAAGTGAAGAAAAATCTAAAAAAATTGGTGCGATTCATGCCCAAATTGGCATTACGCCCACTTATTATATTAGTGCCTATGCGGTTAATTTAGATCAAATGATCCAAAGGGCTATTAATGCTGCCCCCGGCGGGGCATTGTTACATCGAAAATTAGCTAAAAAAATAGGCGCTTTTGTCAAACTAACATTGTTAGATATAGAAATCGTAATTTCGAACTATGTAGATTATGAGCGTCAAGAACGGAATCTTATTCTTCAAAGTTTAAGTAAAGCTTTGCACCAGATTGCAGAGCAGAATTTTGATGTCGTTTTAGAACATATTCCTAAAAATTATGCGGCTATTGCTAATGACTTTGCCGTCATGCGTTCCAGTCTGGCAACGACGATGGCGAAAGTCATTTCTATTGCTAATAATGCCCGATTAGAAGCCCATACTATTGGGCAGTCTTCTCATGCCTTGCAAGATTCCAGCGATCAACAAATCAGGGCTCTTGCCGAGACAACAGATACCATGAACAAAATTGCAATGGCTGCGGAAAAGACAGCCACGCAAGCAAGGGACGCTAGCACATCTATTGATCAAACACGTGAAAAAGCGAGTGATGGAGGTAAAATCGCTTCTGAAGCGATAAACAGCATGGAAGCCTTATCGGCATCCTCGAAAAAAATATCAAATATTGTGACTTTAATCGATGATATTGCCTTTCAAACAAACCTGCTTGCCTTAAATGCAGGTATTGAAGCGGCTAAAGCCAATGAAGCCGGGCGTGGTTTTACGGTCGTTGCCAATGAAGTGCGCGCCTTAGCGCAGCGTTCCGCAGAAGCGGCTGCGGGTGTAAAAAGTCTTATTGAAGATAGTTTGAAACAACTTAGTATCGCCACTAATCAGGTCCAAAAAACGGGCAAAACCTTTGAAGATATTATTAGTAATATTGAATTAGTGAATAGCCAAGCGCGGGATATTTCTATTTCAGCAGCAACTCAGTCACGCGAATTACAAGATGCGGCCACTATAGTCGAAAATACAGAGCAAGTAACCCGACAGGGTGGAATGATTGTAAAACAATCTACACAGGCTTCTCAGAATATTGTTAAGGCTGTTGACTGGTTAGGCACTGAACTAGAACGTTTTCATCTAAGCAAAAATGAAACTGGACATTAA
- a CDS encoding chemotaxis protein CheW: MTEFPKRHFLLWEKQREQIAHDLKACQAGIYDDKMLNRLEAVATHLGKEAADSGDEAFASLAQHLAQLLTYLQNDKLVLNLFLIDLIQRSFEAIEAYITALNSGLSLPDHAKLDTELQENLASSSEWALKKVGVDIATDAPSDSPTISLPLIRPPSKATPDGQCINQSVAESSIYVEGSNLPHIPIDPDKLDGLFKIFNEMLSIRASLSEGNASNIESRNQDNDLDKLDDLIQSANNYTLSLQTQKIEGLFSQIIPIIEHRYAQKNKFITFSIIGGDTKIDKRIVISVGEALLELVDNAALHGIESAEDRQKVSKPENGRICLEAKCHASRLRIAITDDGRGIIWENLITLAEKYGLIADKDKENNKDTKIFKSIYKQKEKSGLAHVKRIIQSLRGEVSIYAPPNIGTRVTLFLPLNQMMIEGLIARVKQQSYIFPISDITESIAVEPKDIHWVDDKQSMIKLRDKWLPAIALSSLIGGETFHKDSFKEGRKILIHVDSTIHQPEITLIVDTIESQRQLVVQNLETNFQAVRGITGAALMENGEMALVVDLESLLHSPPPQYT; this comes from the coding sequence ATGACAGAATTCCCCAAAAGGCATTTTCTTTTATGGGAAAAGCAGCGAGAGCAAATTGCCCATGATTTAAAGGCCTGTCAGGCTGGAATCTATGATGACAAAATGCTTAATCGCTTGGAAGCCGTTGCCACGCATTTAGGTAAAGAAGCGGCTGACAGTGGGGATGAAGCGTTTGCTAGTCTGGCACAGCATCTAGCTCAATTACTTACCTATCTTCAAAATGATAAACTTGTCTTAAATCTGTTTCTGATTGACTTAATACAGCGCAGTTTTGAAGCTATTGAGGCCTATATCACAGCTCTGAATTCGGGTCTCTCACTACCCGACCATGCGAAATTGGATACCGAGTTACAAGAAAATTTAGCGTCCAGTTCCGAATGGGCCCTTAAAAAAGTTGGTGTAGATATTGCTACGGATGCCCCGTCAGATTCCCCCACAATATCACTGCCTTTGATCCGTCCGCCTTCCAAGGCAACACCTGATGGACAATGTATCAATCAGAGTGTCGCTGAGAGTTCTATTTACGTTGAAGGCAGTAACTTACCGCATATCCCCATTGATCCAGATAAACTCGACGGATTATTCAAGATATTCAATGAAATGTTGAGTATTCGAGCCTCTTTATCTGAAGGAAATGCGTCAAATATAGAAAGCCGTAATCAGGATAATGATCTTGATAAACTCGATGATTTAATTCAATCGGCCAATAATTATACGCTTTCGTTGCAAACTCAAAAGATAGAAGGATTATTTTCTCAAATTATCCCGATTATCGAGCATCGTTATGCCCAAAAAAATAAGTTTATTACTTTTTCGATAATAGGTGGTGATACCAAGATTGATAAACGTATTGTTATTTCCGTGGGAGAAGCTTTGCTTGAATTAGTCGATAATGCGGCATTGCACGGAATTGAATCAGCAGAAGATCGGCAGAAGGTCAGTAAACCTGAAAATGGTCGTATCTGCTTAGAGGCAAAATGCCATGCCAGCCGTCTTAGAATTGCAATAACGGATGATGGACGTGGTATTATCTGGGAAAATCTGATTACTCTAGCCGAAAAATATGGATTGATTGCGGATAAAGACAAAGAAAATAATAAAGACACTAAAATTTTCAAAAGTATTTATAAACAAAAAGAAAAAAGCGGATTGGCTCACGTAAAACGTATCATCCAATCTTTAAGGGGGGAGGTAAGTATTTATGCGCCCCCCAATATAGGCACGCGCGTTACGTTGTTTTTACCTCTTAACCAAATGATGATAGAAGGTTTAATCGCTAGAGTAAAACAACAAAGTTATATTTTCCCGATCTCTGATATTACTGAAAGTATTGCTGTTGAACCAAAGGATATTCACTGGGTCGACGATAAACAATCGATGATAAAATTACGAGATAAATGGCTACCTGCTATTGCCTTATCCTCGTTAATCGGCGGAGAGACCTTTCATAAAGATTCCTTTAAGGAAGGGCGAAAAATACTCATTCATGTTGATTCTACTATTCATCAACCAGAGATTACGCTTATTGTAGATACAATTGAAAGCCAGAGACAGCTTGTTGTCCAAAATCTGGAAACGAATTTTCAAGCGGTGCGGGGTATTACCGGAGCAGCTCTGATGGAAAATGGCGAGATGGCTTTAGTCGTAGATCTAGAATCCTTGCTACATTCTCCACCCCCTCAATATACCTAA